The region CAGAGTGCCTGTACAAGTGGCATATGAAAGAGGTTACTTTGATGAAGAAATGAACCAGATTTTATCGGATCCTGATGATGACACCAAGGGCTTCTTTGACCCCAACACTAAGGAGAACCTCACATACCTCCAGCTGGTTGAGAGGTGTATTACAGATCCCATTACAGGCCTCAGTTTacttgtcattgtcaagaaagGAGAGTTTTACTTCTTTGTGGATGAGGCAACTAAACGTATTCTGAAGTCTACAACAACAACCCGAGCTGGAGGAaaatacagaggaaaaacagtGTCTCTCTGGGATCTACTCTACTCCAAATATATAATTGAAGAGAAGCGGAGAGACCTTGTGCAACAGTACAAGGGTGGATCAATCACAATAGAGCGCTTTTTAGAAATCATCCTGACAATCATTGAGCAGCATACACAAGACACAACCTCATCATCTTCTTCAATTGTCATGTCCCAACCACCAGAAACTAAAGCAGATAGTAGCACAACAAAAACTACCATCACCACTACAATTACAGAAACTAGTGAAGTTGAAAAGTTCCATGGAATCAGAAAAGATGTCTCTGCTACTGAGCTGCTCAAATCCAAAATCATTGATGAGAAACTCTACAAAGATCTTAGCGCTGGAAAAGTTACAGTAACAGAAGTAAGTGAAATGGATTCAGTGCGCAAATACCTTGAGGGGACCAACAGCATTGCAGGAGTTTATCTTCAGTCCACCAAAAAGATAATGAGTATCTATGAAGCTAAAAGCAAAGGTCTGCTGACTCCAGGTACAtctctggttctgctggaagccCAAGCTGCCACAGGCTTTATCATTGACCCAGTCAACAACAAAAAGCTTTCTGTAGAGGAAGCTGTGGCTCAAGGAGTGGTTGGGAAAGAGTGGAAAAACAAACTGATCTCAGCAGAAAGGGCAGTGACAGGATACAAAGATCCGTACACTGGaaaaacaatttctttgttCCAGGCCTTGAAAAAAGATCTCATTGTGAAAGATCATGGAATTCGTCTCCTTGAAGCTCAAATTGCAACTGGAGGAATAATTGACCCAGTGCACAGTCACAGAGTGCCTGTACAAGTGGCATATGAAAGAGGTTACTTTGATGAAGAAATGAACCAGATTTTATCGGATCCTGATGATGACACCAAGGGCTTCTTTGACCCCAACACTAAGGAGAACCTCACATACCTCCATCTAGTTGAGAGGTGTATTACAGATCCCATTACAGGCCTCAGTTTacttgtcattgtcaagaaagGAGAGTTTTACTTCTTTGTGGACGAGGCAACTAAACGTATTCTGAAGTCTACAACAACAACCCGAGCTGGAGGAAAATACAGAGGTCAAACAGTGTCTCTCTGGGATCTACTCTACTCCAAATACATCACTGAGGAGAAGCGGAGAGACCTTGTGCAACAGTACAAGGCTGGATCAATCACAAAAGAGCGCTTTTTGGAAATCATCCTGACAATCATTGAGCAGCATACACAAGACACAACCTCATCATCTTCTTCAATTGTCATGTCCCAACCACCAGAAACTAAAGCAGATAGTAGCACAACAAAAACTACTGTAACCACAACAATTACAGAAACTAGTGAAGTTGAAAAGTTCCATGGAATCAGAAAAGATGTCTCTGCTACTGAGCTGCTCAAATCCAAAATCATCGATGAGAAGCTCTACAAAGATCTTAGCGCTGGAAAAGTTACAGTAACAGAAGTAAGTGAAATGGATTCAGTGCGCAAATACCTTGAGGGGACCAACAGCATTGCAGGAGTTTATCTTCAGTCCACCCACGAAACCCTCAGTATCTATGAAGCTAAAAGCAAAGGTCTGCTGACTCCAGGTACAtctctggttctgctggaagccCAAGCTGCCACAGGCTTTATCATTGACCCAGTCAACAACAAAAAGCTTTCTGTAGAGGAAGCTGTGGCTCAAGGAGTGGTTGGGAaagactgggaaaaaaaaatgatcTCAGCAGAAAAGGCAGTGACAGGATACAAAGATCCGTACACTGGaaaaacaatttctttgttCCAGGCCTTGAAAAAAGATCTCATTGTGAAAGATCATGGAATTCGTCTCCTTGAAGCTCAAATTGCAACTGGAGGAATAATTGATCCAGTGCACAGTCACAGAGTGCCTGTACAAGTGGCATATGAAAGAGGTTACTTTGATGAAGAAATGAACCAGATTTTATCGGATCCTGATGATGACACCAAGGGCTTCTTTGACCCCAACACTAAGGAGAACCTCACATACTTCCAGCTGGTTGAGAGGTGTATTACAGATCCCATTACAGGCCTCAGTTTacttgtcattgtcaagaaagGAGAGTTTTACTTCTTTGTGGACGAGGCAACTAAACGTATTCTGAAGTCTACAACAACAACCCGAGCTGGAGGAAAATACAGAGGAAAAACTGTGACTCTCTGGGATCTACTCTACTCCAAATACATCACTGAGGAGAAGCGGAGAGACCTTGTGCAACAGTACAAGGCTGGATCAATCACAATAGAGCGCTTTTTAGAAATCATCCTGACAATCATTGAGCAGCATACACAAGACACAACCTCATCATCTTCTTCAATTGTCATGTCCCAACCACCAGAAACTAAAGCAGATAGTAGCACAACAAAAACTACTGTAACCACAACAATTACAGAAACTAGTGAAGTTGAAAAGTTCCATGGAATCAGAAAAGATGTCTCTGCTACTGAGCTGCTCAAATCCAAAATCATCGATGAGAAGCTCTACAAAGATCTTAGCGCTGGAAAAGTTACAGTAACAGAAGTAAGTGAAATGGATTCAGTGCGCAAATACCTTGAGGGGACCAACAGCATTGCAGGAGTTTATCTTCAGTCCACCCACGAAACCCTCAGTATCTATGAAGCTAAAAGCAAAGGTCTGCTGACTCCAGGTACAtctctggttctgctggaagccCAAGCTGCCACAGGCTTTATCATTGACCCAGTCAACAACAAAAAGCTTTCTGTAGAGGAAGCTGTGGCTCAAGGAGTGGTTGGGAaagactgggaaaaaaaaatgatcTCAGCAGAAAAGGCAGTGACAGGATACAAAGATCCGTACACTGGaaaaacaatttctttgttCCAGGCCTTGAAAAAAGATCTCATTGTGAAAGATCATGGAATTCGTCTCCTTGAAGCTCAAATTGCAACTGGAGGAATAATTGACCCAGTGCACAGTCACAGAGTGCCTGTACAAGTGGCATATGAAAGAGGTTACTTTGATGAAGAAATGAACCAGATTTTATCGGATCCTGATGATGACACCAAGGGCTTCTTTGACCCCAACACTAAGGAGAACCTCACATACCTCCAGCTGGTTGAGAGGTGTATTACAGATCCCATTACAGGCCTCAGTTTacttgtcattgtcaagaaagGAGAGTTTTACTTCTTTGTGGATGAGGCAACTAAACGTATTCTGAAGTCTACAACAACAACCCGAGCTGGAGGAaaatacagaggaaaaacagtGTCTCTCTGGGATCTACTCTACTCCAAATATATAATTGAAGAGAAGCGGAGAGACCTTGTGCAACAGTACAAGGGTGGATCAATCACAATAGAGCGCTTTTTAGAAATCATCCTGACAATCATTGAGCAGCATACACAAGACACAACCTCATCATCTTCTTCAATTGTCATGTCCCAACCACCAGAAACTAAAGCAGATAGTAGCACAACAAAAACTACCATCACCACTACAATTACAGAAACTAGTGAAGTTGAAAAGTTCCATGGAATCAGAAAAGATGTCTCTGCTACTGAGCTGCTCAAATCCAAAATCATTGATGAGAAACTCTACAAAGATCTTAGCGCTGGAAAAGTTACAGTAACAGAAGTAAGTGAAATGGATTCAGTGCGCAAATACCTTGAGGGGACCAACAGCATTGCAGGAGTTTATCTTCAGTCCACCAAAAAGATAATGAGTATCTATGAAGCTAAAAGCAAAGGTCTGCTGACTCCAGGTACAtctctggttctgctggaagccCAAGCTGCCACAGGCTTTATCATTGACCCAGTCAACAACAAAAAGCTTTCTGTAGAGGAAGCTGTGGCTCAAGGAGTGGTTGGGAAAGAGTGGAAAAACAAACTGATCTCAGCAGAAAGGGCAGTGACAGGATACAAAGATCCGTACACTGGaaaaacaatttctttgttCCAGGCCTTGAAAAAAGATCTCATTGTGAAAGATCATGGAATTCGTCTCCTTGAAGCTCAAATTGCAACTGGAGGAATAATTGACCCAGTGCACAGTCACAGAGTGCCTGTACAAGTGGCATATGAAAGAGGTTACTTTGATGAAGAAATGAACCAGATTTTATCGGATCCTGATGATGACACCAAGGGCTTCTTTGACCCCAACACTAAGGAGAACCTCACATACCTCCATCTAGTTGAGAGGTGTATTACAGATCCCATTACAGGCCTCAGTTTacttgtcattgtcaagaaagGAGAGTTTTACTTCTTTGTGGACGAGGCAACTAAACGTATTCTGAAGTCTACAACAACAACCCGAGCTGGAGGAAAATACAGAGGTCAAACAGTGTCTCTCTGGGATCTACTCTACTCCAAATACATCACTGAGGAGAAGCGGAGAGACCTTGTGCAACAGTACAAGGCTGGATCAATCACAAAAGAGCGCTTTTTGGAAATCATCCTGACAATCATTGAGCAGCATACACAAGACACAACCTCATCATCTTCTTCAATTGTCATGTCCCAACCACCAGAAACTAAAGCAGATAGTAGCACAACAAAAACTACTGTAACCACAACAATTACAGAAACTAGTGAAGTTGAAAAGTTCCATGGAATCAGAAAAGATGTCTCTGCTACTGAGCTGCTCAAATCCAAAATCATCGATGAGAAGCTCTACAAAGATCTTAGCGCTGGAAAAGTTACAGTAACAGAAGTAAGTGAAATGGATTCAGTGCGCAAATACCTTGAGGGGACCAACAGCATTGCAGGAGTTTATCTTCAGTCCACCCACGAAACCCTCAGTATCTATGAAGCTAAAAGCAAAGGTCTGCTGACTCCAGGTACAtctctggttctgctggaagccCAAGCTGCCACAGGCTTTATCATTGACCCAGTCAACAACAAAAAGCTTTCTGTAGAGGAAGCTGTGGCTCAAGGAGTGGTTGGGAaagactgggaaaaaaaaatgatcTCAGCAGAAAAGGCAGTGACAGGATACAAAGATCCGTACACTGGaaaaacaatttctttgttCCAGGCCTTGAAAAAAGATCTCATTGTGAAAGATCATGGAATTCGTCTCCTTGAAGCTCAAATTGCAACTGGAGGAATAATTGATCCAGTGCACAGTCACAGAGTGCCTGTACAAGTGGCATATGAAAGAGGTTACTTTGATGAAGAAATGAACCAGATTTTATCGGATCCTGATGATGACACCAAGGGCTTCTTTGACCCCAACACTAAGGAGAACCTCACATACTTCCAGCTGGTTGAGAGGTGTATTACAGATCCCATTACAGGCCTCAGTTTacttgtcattgtcaagaaagGAGAGTTTTACTTCTTTGTGGACGAGGCAACTAAACGTATTCTGAAGTCTACAACAACAACCCGAGCTGGAGGAAAATACAGAGGAAAAACTGTGACTCTCTGGGATCTACTCTACTCCAAATACATCACTGAGGAGAAGCGGAGAGACCTTGTGCAACAGTACAAGGCTGGATCAATCACAATAGAGCGCTTTTTAGAAATCATCCTGACAATCATTGAGCAGCATACACAAGACACAACCTCATCATCTTCTTCAATTGTCATGTCCCAACCACCAGAAACTAAAGCAGATAGTAGCACAACAAAAACTACCATCACCACTACAATTACAGAAACTAGTGAAGTTGAAAAGTTCCATGGAATCAGAAAAGATGTCTCTGCTACTGAGCTGCTCAAATCCAAAATCATTGATGAGAAACTCTACAAAGATCTTAGCGCTGGAAAAGTTACAGTAACAGAAGTAAGTGAAATGGATTCAGTGCGCAAATACCTTGAGGGGACCAACAGCATTGCAGGAGTTTATCTTCAGTCCACCAAAAAGATAATGAGTATCTATGAAGCTAAAAGCAAAGGTCTGCTGACTCCAGGTACAtctctggttctgctggaagccCAAGCTGCCACAGGCTTTATCATTGACCCAGTCAACAACAAAAAGCTTTCTGTAGAGGAAGCTGTGGCTCAAGGAGTGGTTGGGAAAGAGTGGAAAAACAAACTGATCTCAGCAGAAAGGGCAGTGACAGGATACAAAGATCCGTACACTGGaaaaacaatttctttgttCCAGGCCTTGAAAAAAGATCTCATTGTGAAAGATCATGGAATTCGTCTCCTTGAAGCTCAAATTGCAACTGGAGGAATAATTGACCCAGTGCACAGTCACAGAGTGCCTGTACAAGTGGCATATGAAAGAGGTTACTTTGATGAAGAAATGAACCAGATTTTATCGGATCCTGATGATGACACCAAGGGCTTCTTTGACCCCAACACTAAGGAGAACCTCACATACCTCCATCTAGTTGAGAGGTGTATTACAGATCCCATTACAGGCCTCAGTTTacttgtcattgtcaagaaagGAGAGTTTTACTTCTTTGTGGACGAGGCAACTAAACGTATTCTGAAGTCTACAACAACAACCCGAGCTGGAGGAAAATACAGAGGTCAAACAGTGTCTCTCTGGGATCTACTCTACTCCAAATACATCACTGAGGAGAAGCGGAGAGACCTTGTGCAACAGTACAAGGCTGGATCAATCACAAAAGAGCGCTTTTTGGAAATCATCCTGACAATCATTGAGCAGCATACACAAGACACAACCTCATCATCTTCTTCAATTGTCATGTCCCAACCACCAGAAACTAAAGCAGATAGTAGCACAACAAAAACTACTGTAACCACAACAATTACAGAAACTAGTGAAGTTGAAAAGTTCCATGGAATCAGAAAAGATGTCTCTGCTACTGAGCTGCTCAAATCCAAAATCATCGATGAGAAGCTCTACAAAGATCTTAGCGCTGGAAAAGTTACAGTAACAGAAGTAAGTGAAATGGATTCAGTGCGCAAATACCTTGAGGGGACCAACAGCATTGCAGGAGTTTATCTTCAGTCCACCCACGAAACCCTCAGTATCTATGAAGCTAAAAGCAAAGGTCTGCTGACTCCAGGTACAtctctggttctgctggaagccCAAGCTGCCACAGGCTTTATCATTGACCCAGTCAACAACAAAAAGCTTTCTGTAGAGGAAGCTGTGGCTCAAGGAGTGGTTGGGAaagactgggaaaaaaaaatgatcTCAGCAGAAAAGGCAGTGACAGGATACAAAGATCCGTACACTGGaaaaacaatttctttgttCCAGGCCTTGAAAAAAGATCTCATTGTGAAAGATCATGGAATTCGTCTCCTTGAAGCTCAAATTGCAACTGGAGGAATAATTGATCCAGTGCACAGTCACAGAGTGCCTGTACAAGTGGCATATGAAAGAGGTTACTTTGATGAAGAAATGAACCAGATTTTATCGGATCCTGATGATGACACCAAGGGCTTCTTTGACCCCAACACTAAGGAGAACCTCACATACTTCCAGCTGGTTGAGAGGTGTATTACAGATCCCATTACAGGCCTCAGTTTacttgtcattgtcaagaaagGAGAGTTTTACTTCTTTGTGGACGAGGCAACTAAACGTATTCTGAAGTCTACAACAACAACCCGAGCTGGAGGAAAATACAGAGGAAAAACTGTGACTCTCTGGGATCTACTCTACTCCAAATACATCACTGAGGAGAAGCGGAGAGACCTTGTGCAACAGTACAAGGCTGGATCAATCACAATAGAGCGCTTTTTAGAAATCATCCTGACAATCATTGAGCAGCATACACAAGACACAACCTCATCATCTTCTTCAATTGTCATGTCCCAACCACCAGAAACTAAAGCAGATAGTAGCACAACAAAAACTACCATCACCACTACAATTACAGAAACTAGTGAAGTTGAAAAGTTCCATGGAATCAGAAAAGATGTCTCTGCTACTGAGCTGCTCAAATCCAAAATCATTGATGAGAAACTCTACAAAGATCTTAGCGCTGGAAAAGTTACAGTAACAGAAGTAAGTGAAATGGATTCAGTGCGCAAATACCTTGAGGGGACCAACAGCATTGCAGGAGTTTATCTTCAGTCCACCAAAAAGATAATGAGTATCTATGAAGCTAAAAGCAAAGGTCTGCTGACTCCAGGTACAtctctggttctgctggaagccCAAGCTGCCACAGGCTTTATCATTGACCCAGTCAACAACAAAAAGCTTTCTGTAGAGGAAGCTGTGGCTCAAGGAGTGGTTGGGAAAGAGTGGAAAAACAAACTGATCTCAGCAGAAAGGGCAGTGACAGGATACAAAGATCCGTACACTGGaaaaacaatttctttgttCCAGGCCTTGAAAAAAGATCTCATTGTGAAAGATCATGGAATTCGTCTCCTTGAAGCTCAAATTGCAACTGGAGGAATAATTGACCCAGTGCACAGTCACAGAGTGCCTGTACAAGTGGCATATGAAAGAGGTTACTTTGATGAAGAAATTAACCAGATTTTATCGGATCCTGATGATGACACCAAGGGCTTCTTTGACCCCAACACTAAGGAGAACCTCACATACCTCCATCTAGTTGAGAGGTGTATTACAGATCCCATTACAGGCCTCAGTTTacttgtcattgtcaagaaagGAGAGTTTTACTTCTTTGTGGACGAGGCAACTAAATGTATTCTGAAGTCTACAACAACAACCCGAGCTGGAGGAAAATACAGAGGTCAAACAGTGTCTCTCTGGGATCTACTCTACTCCAAATACATCACTGAGGAGAAGCGGAGAGACCTTGTGCAACAGTACAAGGCTGGATCAATCACAAAAGAGCGCTTTTTGGAAATCATCCTGACAATCATTGAGCAGCATACACAAGACACAACCTCATCATCTTCTTCAATTGTCATGTCCCAACCACCAGAAACTAAAGCAGATAGTAGCACAACAAAAACTACTGTAACCACAACAATTACAGAAACTAGTGAAGTTGAAAAGTTCCATGGAATCAGAAAAGATGTCTCTGCTACTGAGCTGCTCAAATCCAAAATCATCGATGAGAAGCTCTACAAAGATCTTAGCGCTGGAAAAGTTACAGTAACAGAAGTAAGTGAAATGGATTCAGTGCGCAAATACCTTGAGGGGACCAACAGCATTGCAGGAGTTTATCTTCAGTCCACCCACGAAACCCTCAGTATCTATGAAGCTAAAAGCAAAGGTCTGCTGACTCCAGGTACAtctctggttctgctggaagccCAAGCTGCCACAGGCTTTATCATTGACCCAGTCAACAACAAAAAGCTTTCTGTAGAGGAAGCTGTGGCTCAAGGAGTGGTTGGGAa is a window of Maylandia zebra isolate NMK-2024a linkage group LG22, Mzebra_GT3a, whole genome shotgun sequence DNA encoding:
- the eppk1 gene encoding epiplakin → MDTNLKDGGVKQNACTKVHEPVAGIFLEKTKTKITIYEAMKKRMLKPGTALALLEAQAATVGIVDPVSNQKLPVEDAVKKGIVGSEMKDKLLKAEKAITGYVDPYTNQMISVFQAMQKDLVPKDYGLRLLEAQIATKGLFDPVDKTNISVDSAIQKGYYEKDLLKDQMSELRVFYHPTLQQNLNYRGLQKQCIVEPDTGLLLLPVCITFKGLRKGISSTELLESKIIDKETYDNLQKGKTTTQDVMLIETVKEYLEGKGSIAGIAILSTNQRMSIYKAMKQGILMPGTSLVLLEAQAATGYMIDPVENKKYTVDEAVKSKLIGPEYHAKLLSAERAVTGYKDPYTSETISLFQALSKDLIVKQHGIRLLEAQIATGGIIDPINSHRLPTEVALKRGYFDEQMNAILEDSGDDTKGFFDPNTEENLTYLQLMERCVTDPATGLCLLPLRDKSDGLNFDFIDYQTKTAFKMEKVKVTYGKYTGMTVSLWELLMSEYFDENQRQDIFRKYREGKITIKMIISTVLEVIEKSVKTTQVVFEGIRDTVTAKQLVEADIISQEVLEDLKKGKKSVKEVIEDENVNVYLKGKDSIAGIMLPDSQIMTIYQAKQKGKLMPGTALILLEAQAATGFIIDPIGNRKFSVDDAVKAKIVGPDVCQKLRSAEKAVTGYKDPYTGEIISLFQAMQKDLILKDHGIRLLEAQIATGGIIDPVNSHRIPVHVAYKKGYFNEEMNQILDDPSDDTKGFFDPNTHENLTYLQLMARCVTDPSTGLCLLPLKGKSNKIKIDDNIRELFKTTIVTVKYGRFKGKRTTLWDLINSEYLSEDKRQEFFKLFRSKKITIQQLTETIVEIIESKEIRQQEGLKFEGLRGEVSAVDLLDLKIVDKNTYNSLITGNMTSSDVMKMDSVRAYLQGKSCVAGLILQPSNKKLSIHEAQRIGILAPGTALCLLEAQAATGFVVDPLNNKKLTVEQALKEKLISPQMYEKLLSAERAVTGYKDPYTGQKISLFQALKKDLIVNQHGIRLLEAQIATGGIIDPLKCLHLPLEVAYKKGYFDEELNQILTDPTDDTKGFFDPNTKENLTYMEMLGRCVKDKETGLFLLPLNDTPKATATKKKIYSDTEIKEEFEKTSVSISVGHYSGKSVTLWDLIHSGYFTEDQRLELIEKYRTRQISTQTIITLVITTIEKLEKTETPKMIMGLRKHVTAKQLLDSEIIDAETFKQVKEGKLNLETIAQSEPVRGYLKGSGSIAGVKVYPSQKVMSIYEARNEDLLTPGIALLLLEAQAATGWIIDPLKNEFHAVEEAVKERLIGPDVREQLLSAERAVTGYKDPYTDVTISLFEAMQKKLRERSYGLRILDVQIATGGIIDPNQSHRLPIHIAIKKGCLDEETQKIMLNPTDDEKGFFDPNTKEKLSYSPLMNRCEKDDKTGLLLLPLLEEKARVFHTDEQIEHALKNKMMTLNVGKFKNKEVTLWEVLLSEYISEQKREQLIQQYRTGVTKIEEMIEILTVIVTEVSSKERKFKGLRKQVSASELFESKIISKDLFTQIIKGEVTEETVVKMENIQKYLGATNCIAGVRVESTKKMMSIYEAKSKGLLTPGTSLVLLEAQAATGFIIDPINNKKLSVEEAVAQGVVGKEWEKKLISAERAVTGYKDPYTGQTISLFQALKKDLIVKDHGIRLLEAQIATGGIIDPVHSHRVPIQVAYQRGYFDEEMNQILSDADDDTKGFFDPNTQENLTYLQLIERCVRDPNTELNLLSIVKKGEFYFFVDEATKCILKSTTTTRAEGKYRGQTVSLWDLLYSKYITEEKRRDLVQQYKAGSITIERFLEIILTIIEQHTQDTTSSSPSIVMSQPPETKVDGSTTKTTVTTTITETSEVEKFHGIRKDVSATELLKSKIIDEKLYKDISAGKVTVTEVSEMDSVRKYLEGTNSIAGVYLQSTHETLSIYEAKSKGLLTPGTSLVLLEAQAATGFIIDPVNNKKLSVEEAVAQGVVGKDWEKKMISAEKAVTGYKDPYTGKTISLFQALKKDLIVKDHGIRLLEAQIATGGIIDPVHSHRVPVQVAYERGYFDEEMNQILSDPDDDTKGFFDPNTKENLTYLQLVERCITDPITGLSLLVIVKKGEFYFFVDEATKRILKSTTTTRAGGKYRGKTVSLWDLLYSKYIIEEKRRDLVQQYKGGSITIERFLEIILTIIEQHTQDTTSSSSSIVMSQPPETKADSSTTKTTITTTITETSEVEKFHGIRKDVSATELLKSKIIDEKLYKDLSAGKVTVTEVSEMDSVRKYLEGTNSIAGVYLQSTKKIMSIYEAKSKGLLTPGTSLVLLEAQAATGFIIDPVNNKKLSVEEAVAQGVVGKEWKNKLISAERAVTGYKDPYTGKTISLFQALKKDLIVKDHGIRLLEAQIATGGIIDPVHSHRVPVQVAYERGYFDEEMNQILSDPDDDTKGFFDPNTKENLTYLHLVERCITDPITGLSLLVIVKKGEFYFFVDEATKRILKSTTTTRAGGKYRGQTVSLWDLLYSKYITEEKRRDLVQQYKAGSITKERFLEIILTIIEQHTQDTTSSSSSIVMSQPPETKADSSTTKTTVTTTITETSEVEKFHGIRKDVSATELLKSKIIDEKLYKDLSAGKVTVTEVSEMDSVRKYLEGTNSIAGVYLQSTHETLSIYEAKSKGLLTPGTSLVLLEAQAATGFIIDPVNNKKLSVEEAVAQGVVGKDWEKKMISAEKAVTGYKDPYTGKTISLFQALKKDLIVKDHGIRLLEAQIATGGIIDPVHSHRVPVQVAYERGYFDEEMNQILSDPDDDTKGFFDPNTKENLTYFQLVERCITDPITGLSLLVIVKKGEFYFFVDEATKRILKSTTTTRAGGKYRGKTVTLWDLLYSKYITEEKRRDLVQQYKAGSITIERFLEIILTIIEQHTQDTTSSSSSIVMSQPPETKADSSTTKTTVTTTITETSEVEKFHGIRKDVSATELLKSKIIDEKLYKDLSAGKVTVTEVSEMDSVRKYLEGTNSIAGVYLQSTHETLSIYEAKSKGLLTPGTSLVLLEAQAATGFIIDPVNNKKLSVEEAVAQGVVGKDWEKKMISAEKAVTGYKDPYTGKTISLFQALKKDLIVKDHGIRLLEAQIATGGIIDPVHSHRVPVQVAYERGYFDEEMNQILSDPDDDTKGFFDPNTKENLTYLQLVERCITDPITGLSLLVIVKKGEFYFFVDEATKRILKSTTTTRAGGKYRGKTVSLWDLLYSKYIIEEKRRDLVQQYKGGSITIERFLEIILTIIEQHTQDTTSSSSSIVMSQPPETKADSSTTKTTITTTITETSEVEKFHGIRKDVSATELLKSKIIDEKLYKDLSAGKVTVTEVSEMDSVRKYLEGTNSIAGVYLQSTKKIMSIYEAKSKGLLTPGTSLVLLEAQAATGFIIDPVNNKKLSVEEAVAQGVVGKEWKNKLISAERAVTGYKDPYTGKTISLFQALKKDLIVKDHGIRLLEAQIATGGIIDPVHSHRVPVQVAYERGYFDEEMNQILSDPDDDTKGFFDPNTKENLTYLHLVERCITDPITGLSLLVIVKKGEFYFFVDEATKRILKSTTTTRAGGKYRGQTVSLWDLLYSKYITEEKRRDLVQQYKAGSITKERFLEIILTIIEQHTQDTTSSSSSIVMSQPPETKADSSTTKTTVTTTITETSEVEKFHGIRKDVSATELLKSKIIDEKLYKDLSAGKVTVTEVSEMDSVRKYLEGTNSIAGVYLQSTHETLSIYEAKSKGLLTPGTSLVLLEAQAATGFIIDPVNNKKLSVEEAVAQGVVGKDWEKKMISAEKAVTGYKDPYTGKTISLFQALKKDLIVKDHGIRLLEAQIATGGIIDPVHSHRVPVQVAYERGYFDEEMNQILSDPDDDTKGFFDPNTKENLTYFQLVERCITDPITGLSLLVIVKKGEFYFFVDEATKRILKSTTTTRAGGKYRGKTVTLWDLLYSKYITEEKRRDLVQQYKAGSITIERFLEIILTIIEQHTQDTTSSSSSIVMSQPPETKADSSTTKTTITTTITETSEVEKFHGIRKDVSATELLKSKIIDEKLYKDLSAGKVTVTEVSEMDSVRKYLEGTNSIAGVYLQSTKKIMSIYEAKSKGLLTPGTSLVLLEAQAATGFIIDPVNNKKLSVEEAVAQGVVGKEWKNKLISAERAVTGYKDPYTGKTISLFQALKKDLIVKDHGIRLLEAQIATGGIIDPVHSHRVPVQVAYERGYFDEEMNQILSDPDDDTKGFFDPNTKENLTYLHLVERCITDPITGLSLLVIVKKGEFYFFVDEATKRILKSTTTTRAGGKYRGQTVSLWDLLYSKYITEEKRRDLVQQYKAGSITKERFLEIILTIIEQHTQDTTSSSSSIVMSQPPETKADSSTTKTTVTTTITETSEVEKFHGIRKDVSATELLKSKIIDEKLYKDLSAGKVTVTEVSEMDSVRKYLEGTNSIAGVYLQSTHETLSIYEAKSKGLLTPGTSLVLLEAQAATGFIIDPVNNKKLSVEEAVAQGVVGKDWEKKMISAEKAVTGYKDPYTGKTISLFQALKKDLIVKDHGIRLLEAQIATGGIIDPVHSHRVPVQVAYERGYFDEEMNQILSDPDDDTKGFFDPNTKENLTYFQLVERCITDPITGLSLLVIVKKGEFYFFVDEATKRILKSTTTTRAGGKYRGKTVTLWDLLYSKYITEEKRRDLVQQYKAGSITIERFLEIILTIIEQHTQDTTSSSSSIVMSQPPETKADSSTTKTTITTTITETSEVEKFHGIRKDVSATELLKSKIIDEKLYKDLSAGKVTVTEVSEMDSVRKYLEGTNSIAGVYLQSTKKIMSIYEAKSKGLLTPGTSLVLLEAQAATGFIIDPVNNKKLSVEEAVAQGVVGKEWKNKLISAERAVTGYKDPYTGKTISLFQALKKDLIVKDHGIRLLEAQIATGGIIDPVHSHRVPVQVAYERGYFDEEINQILSDPDDDTKGFFDPNTKENLTYLHLVERCITDPITGLSLLVIVKKGEFYFFVDEATKCILKSTTTTRAGGKYRGQTVSLWDLLYSKYITEEKRRDLVQQYKAGSITKERFLEIILTIIEQHTQDTTSSSSSIVMSQPPETKADSSTTKTTVTTTITETSEVEKFHGIRKDVSATELLKSKIIDEKLYKDLSAGKVTVTEVSEMDSVRKYLEGTNSIAGVYLQSTHETLSIYEAKSKGLLTPGTSLVLLEAQAATGFIIDPVNNKKLSVEEAVAQGVVGKDWEKKLISAEKAVTGYKDPYTGKTISLFQALKKDLIVKDHGIRLLEAQIATGGIIDPVHSHRVPVQVAYERGYFDEEMNQILSDPDDDTKGFFDPNTKENLTYFQLVERCITDPITGLSLLVIVKKGEFYFFVDEATKRILKSTTTTRAGGKYRGKTVTLWDLLYSKYITEEKRRDLVQQYKAGSITIERFLEIILTIIEQHTQDTTSSSSSIVMSQPPETKADSSTTKTTITTTITETSEVEKFHGIRKDVSATELLKSKIIDEKLYKDLSAGKVTVTEVSEMDSVRKYLEGTNSIAGVYVQSTKKTMSIYEAKSKGLLTPGTSLVLLEAQAATGFIIDPVNNKKLSVEEAVAQRVVGKEWKNKLISAEKAVTGYKDPYTGKTISLFQALKKDLIVKDHGIRLLEAQIATGGIIDPVHSHRVPVQVAYERGYFDEEMNQILSDPDDDTKGFFDPNTKENLTYLQLVERCITDPITGLSLFPLQK